GCACGTACGCCGAATCCGTACAGGCCGCACGCCCCCTGTCCGCCCGCGCGCTGGGTGAGGCGTACGGCATGAGCGAGTCCTGGGGACGTAAGCAGATCCTCGCCGCCCGCGACGACAGCGACCGCCCCCGCCTGACCGCTGTACCCGCCGGGACTGGGTGATGGGCACGCTGCCTGTGTACCGGTGGTGTCTGGCGCCGGATGGGCTGGCCACGCGTCGTCAGCTTCGTGCCGCTGGGCTTCGGCCGGGCGGTCAGGATGTCGTCGCCCAGTTGGAGCGGCCGCGCCGTCGGCGCGGGCCGCTGGTGGCCTACCTGTACCGGCTCGACCTCGCCAAGCCGGTCCGGCCGATGACCGTCCGGCGGGCCGCGGCTCTTGCCAAGGCGAACGCCGCCCGCCGCTGGTGCCCCTCCTGCCGCCGCGACGCCGGGTACGTCATCCCGTCCTCGCTCGGCATGTGCACCCCCTGCCACGACCTCACCGAACAGCGCGTCGCCTGACCACCCCGACACCTTCAGGAGATCACGTGTCCACGCAGACCTCGCACACCAGCAGCCCCGCCCCCGCCGTGCAGGGATCGCACCACTGGGTCCTCACGCTGGAGCTCCCCGGCCGGGCGGTCAGCACGCAGTACGGCACCTACACCCCGCCCGTCGGCTGGACCCGGCACGACGTGTTCATGGCCATCAAGCGCGAGATCGGTGAGCAGCGCCCCGAGCTGGCGACCGCCAACGTCATGTTCTTCGCGCTGGAGCCCAACCAGCTCTGACCTGCATCAGCAAGGGCCCGGCCACCCACCTCCTACAGCGTCGGCCGGGCCCTTCTCCTCCCCGAAGGGGGCCCGTTCAGCATGACCGAGATCCTCACCGAACCGGTAGCTCCTCCCGAAGAAACCACCCCCGCCCTGGCCACGCCGGAGACCAGCGAGACCAAGACCGGCGCCAAGCAGGTCGAGCACACCCCTGGCGGATTCCCGGTGGTGCCGCTGTCCTTGTCTGGGACGAACGCGACGGCCGGGCTGCTGGCCACGGCCGCCCTGGCCGGTGGTCCGGTCGCCGCCGTGATCGCGATGACCGGCGCCGCCGTCCTGGGTACCGTCGCCGCCCACCAGCACGCCAAAGCGTCCAAGGGGGCCAAGTCCACCAAGGGCAGGGCCGCTTCGAAGGCCACCACCACGGGCTCCGGCCAGAGCGGCGCCCGGTCCGCGAACGCGGGCCGTGGCCTCCTGGGCCGGATCCCCGCCCAGCCCCGGACCACCGCTCGTAGTGGTGGGCCTGCAACGGCGGCCCGCGGGAACGCCACCGGTGGCCAGGCCCGCCACCGTGGGGGCACCTCGCCCCGGTCGGGCAGTACCAGCCCGAGCACGGGCAAGGCTGGTGATTCGTCAGCCCGTCAGCGTGCCGGGCGGGCGGTCGCCGGGCTGGGTGGGGGCCGTGCCGGGCAGGTGCAGGCGCTGCGGGCCCAGTCCCGTACGCAGACACCGACCCGGATGGCCGCCCGCACGGCTGCCGTTCAGGCG
Above is a genomic segment from Streptomyces sp. NBC_01233 containing:
- a CDS encoding RRQRL motif-containing zinc-binding protein, with translation MGTLPVYRWCLAPDGLATRRQLRAAGLRPGGQDVVAQLERPRRRRGPLVAYLYRLDLAKPVRPMTVRRAAALAKANAARRWCPSCRRDAGYVIPSSLGMCTPCHDLTEQRVA